From one Simplicispira suum genomic stretch:
- a CDS encoding BPSS1780 family membrane protein, producing the protein MKLQIVPARTGIAWVKGGIRVFWRQPMALSALFFMTMAAMSIVSMFPLIGPALALALLPSATLAMMVAAAEAGQGRFPTPALLLVAFRTGRQRLRDMAMLGVLYAAGFLLVIAISALFDGGQFAQVYLGGEPLTQEVAQSSDFQLAMWVAMVLYLPLSLLFWHAPGLVHWHGVPPVKSLFFSFIACVRNLGAFTVYGLGWLAVFAMGGVVMSLITALLAAMGLGSGATVMGGAMVALALMLAAMCFTSIVFTFRDCFEPPQQPDAQNASDALPAPEPSPPAAD; encoded by the coding sequence ATGAAACTCCAAATCGTCCCCGCACGCACCGGCATCGCCTGGGTCAAAGGCGGCATTCGCGTCTTCTGGCGCCAGCCCATGGCATTGTCGGCCCTGTTTTTCATGACCATGGCGGCCATGTCGATCGTCTCGATGTTCCCGCTCATCGGCCCGGCGCTGGCGCTGGCGCTGCTGCCCTCGGCAACGCTGGCCATGATGGTCGCTGCGGCCGAGGCCGGCCAGGGGCGCTTTCCCACGCCGGCCTTGTTGCTGGTGGCGTTTCGTACCGGGCGCCAGCGCCTGCGCGACATGGCCATGCTGGGCGTGCTCTACGCCGCAGGCTTTTTGCTGGTCATTGCAATCTCAGCCCTCTTTGACGGCGGGCAGTTTGCCCAGGTCTATCTGGGCGGCGAGCCCCTGACGCAGGAAGTGGCGCAAAGCAGCGACTTCCAGCTCGCCATGTGGGTGGCCATGGTGCTGTACCTGCCGCTGTCGCTCTTGTTCTGGCATGCGCCGGGGCTGGTGCACTGGCACGGCGTCCCGCCCGTCAAAAGCCTGTTCTTCAGCTTCATCGCCTGCGTGCGCAACCTGGGCGCATTCACGGTGTACGGCCTGGGCTGGCTGGCAGTGTTTGCCATGGGCGGCGTGGTCATGAGCCTGATCACCGCCTTGCTGGCGGCCATGGGCCTGGGCAGCGGCGCCACCGTGATGGGCGGCGCCATGGTGGCGCTGGCACTGATGCTGGCAGCCATGTGCTTTACCTCGATTGTGTTTACCTTTCGGGATTGCTTTGAGCCGCCGCAGCAGCCAGACGCGCAAAATGCCAGCGATGCGCTCCCCGCCCCGGAACCCTCGCCACCCGCCGCCGACTGA
- a CDS encoding iron dicitrate transport regulator FecR, giving the protein MRSPPRNPRHPPPTDRALLQRRQLLQAASLWAATGGWQAAWAQATESLPSRVVELRGDVLRNGTRIGLQDAIAAGDRLETGPGSRVVLTVGDSAFLVRENTHLALEGESPVAVRVLRLLHGAVASVWSRGTDRRLVTPTLVAGIRGTGVYAEVHAEQDYRSYFCNCYGTVDIAAGADRTVSESTYHQSFWAEASPRNGQSLFPARAINHTDEEMEMLAALVRQRTAWQITGVKGSRDGSGHQYEKGSQTTPGPGYGNIN; this is encoded by the coding sequence ATGCGCTCCCCGCCCCGGAACCCTCGCCACCCGCCGCCGACTGACCGTGCGCTGCTGCAGCGGCGCCAGCTGTTGCAGGCCGCAAGCCTGTGGGCGGCCACCGGTGGCTGGCAGGCCGCGTGGGCACAGGCAACAGAGAGTTTGCCAAGCCGTGTCGTCGAACTGCGCGGCGACGTGCTGCGCAATGGCACCCGCATCGGCCTGCAAGACGCCATTGCCGCAGGCGATCGCCTGGAGACCGGCCCCGGCTCCCGCGTGGTGCTGACCGTGGGCGACAGCGCATTTCTGGTCCGCGAAAACACCCATTTGGCACTGGAAGGCGAGAGCCCCGTTGCTGTGCGCGTACTGCGCCTGCTGCATGGGGCCGTGGCCAGCGTCTGGAGCCGCGGCACCGACCGCCGCTTGGTCACGCCCACCCTGGTAGCGGGCATCCGAGGCACCGGCGTGTACGCCGAGGTGCATGCCGAGCAGGACTATCGCAGCTATTTCTGCAACTGCTACGGCACCGTGGACATTGCTGCAGGTGCGGACCGGACTGTCAGCGAATCCACCTACCACCAGTCCTTCTGGGCGGAGGCGAGCCCACGCAATGGGCAAAGCCTGTTCCCGGCCCGCGCCATCAACCACACCGACGAAGAGATGGAGATGCTCGCCGCCCTGGTGCGCCAGCGCACAGCCTGGCAAATCACCGGCGTAAAGGGAAGCAGGGACGGAAGCGGTCACCAATACGAAAAAGGTTCCCAGACAACCCCTGGCCCTGGCTATGGAAATATCAACTGA
- a CDS encoding HD-GYP domain-containing protein, producing MNSPVTRTISVDQLCIGLYVHLDMNWLDHAFARNSFVLKNTAQIDAIKRLGIRHIRVDPSRSSTRPLPLATKAPEQVEVVVPSAEEDALMSEKKARIERIIAERAAIAECEKKFAKAGSTLKNIERSVFSRPQDAYAEADQLVQHMLDDLLADRSIAIHLMNDKIAGEDVYFHSLNVSVLAMMLAKEMALPADDIKAVGIGCLFHDIGKVEIPTRIVNSTLPLNRAEKNLLQLHCQYGLNVVAKLGLPKGALDIIGQHHEYMDGSGYPERLRGEQITLLARIVSVVNTYDNHCNRANPVDSLTPFEALSLMFKQQRHLLDPAALTMFIRCMGVYPPGTLVKLSDEALGMVISINPGKPLRPSVLIHDPSVPKSEAIILDLSQETDIEISASLKPSQLSPEAYDYLSPRKRMSYFLDVPKVGPKKP from the coding sequence ATGAATTCTCCTGTCACACGCACCATCTCTGTCGATCAATTGTGCATCGGCCTGTATGTGCATCTCGACATGAATTGGCTGGATCATGCATTTGCGCGCAATAGTTTCGTCTTGAAAAATACTGCACAGATTGATGCCATCAAGCGGCTCGGTATTCGGCATATTCGAGTGGACCCGAGCCGTTCGTCAACCCGTCCTTTGCCTTTGGCCACCAAGGCGCCGGAGCAAGTAGAAGTGGTTGTGCCTAGCGCAGAAGAAGACGCGCTGATGAGCGAGAAAAAAGCGCGTATCGAAAGAATTATTGCTGAGCGGGCTGCCATTGCCGAATGCGAGAAAAAATTTGCCAAGGCGGGCAGCACCTTGAAAAATATCGAGCGCAGCGTTTTTTCGAGGCCGCAAGATGCCTATGCCGAAGCGGACCAATTGGTGCAGCATATGCTTGATGATCTGCTGGCCGACAGGAGCATCGCAATCCACCTCATGAACGACAAAATCGCCGGTGAGGATGTGTATTTTCATTCGCTCAATGTGTCGGTGCTGGCAATGATGCTGGCCAAAGAGATGGCGCTGCCAGCGGACGACATCAAAGCTGTAGGCATCGGTTGCCTCTTCCATGATATTGGCAAGGTGGAAATCCCCACGCGGATTGTGAATTCAACGCTCCCTCTTAACCGCGCAGAAAAAAACCTGCTGCAATTGCATTGCCAGTATGGCCTGAATGTGGTGGCCAAACTTGGCTTGCCGAAGGGTGCATTGGATATCATCGGTCAGCACCATGAATACATGGACGGCAGTGGATACCCAGAACGTTTGCGCGGCGAGCAAATCACTTTACTGGCTCGAATTGTCAGCGTTGTCAATACCTATGACAATCACTGCAACCGCGCCAATCCGGTCGATTCGCTGACGCCGTTTGAGGCTTTGTCGCTGATGTTCAAACAACAGCGGCACTTGTTGGATCCGGCGGCGCTGACCATGTTTATCCGCTGCATGGGCGTTTATCCACCCGGCACGCTGGTGAAATTATCGGACGAAGCGCTGGGCATGGTCATTTCGATCAATCCTGGAAAGCCATTGCGCCCCAGCGTGTTGATTCATGATCCCAGTGTGCCGAAAAGCGAAGCGATTATTCTGGATTTAAGCCAGGAAACCGATATCGAGATCAGCGCCAGCTTAAAACCCAGCCAGCTCAGTCCCGAAGCCTACGACTACCTGAGTCCCCGCAAGCGCATGAGTTATTTTCTGGATGTCCCCAAGGTGGGGCCGAAAAAGCCCTGA
- a CDS encoding GNAT family N-acetyltransferase translates to MNKVAVRQAALSDLDALAALFDRYRQFYGRGSDVDAAKAFLLARFNHGESVLFLAFDGDMPVGFAQLYPSFSSVSLARIFVLNDLFVDTSARKQGVAGKLIAAAVAFAKTVGAVRLSLSTEVGNKSAQALYEANGWKRDEAFLSYEFSVPL, encoded by the coding sequence ATGAACAAGGTTGCGGTCCGTCAAGCTGCCCTGTCCGACCTCGACGCACTCGCTGCGCTGTTCGACCGTTACCGCCAGTTCTATGGTCGCGGGAGCGACGTCGACGCGGCGAAGGCGTTTCTGCTTGCACGGTTCAATCATGGCGAGTCGGTGTTGTTTCTCGCGTTCGACGGCGACATGCCGGTTGGGTTTGCGCAGCTCTACCCCAGCTTTTCCTCGGTGTCGCTCGCCAGAATCTTTGTGCTGAACGATCTTTTCGTGGATACCTCAGCCCGCAAACAAGGTGTTGCCGGCAAACTGATTGCTGCTGCTGTCGCGTTCGCAAAAACCGTGGGGGCCGTTCGGCTGTCCCTGTCTACGGAGGTGGGGAACAAAAGCGCCCAAGCCCTTTATGAAGCAAATGGCTGGAAGCGGGACGAGGCGTTCCTTTCTTATGAGTTTTCGGTGCCGCTGTGA
- a CDS encoding UvrD-helicase domain-containing protein: MFPQDPVSRAPQGDAFPPQGAAPSPTPSPLLANLNPEQLAAVTLPSGHALILAGAGSGKTRVLTTRIAWLLQNGLATPGGILAVTFTNKAAKEMVARLSAMLPVNVRGMWIGTFHGLCNRLLRAHHKAAGLPQAFQILDTQDQLSAIKRLCKQYNVDTERFVPKQLQYFIAGCKEEGMRPGDVPTHDSDARKKVEIYQLYEEQCQREGVVDFGELMLRSFELLRDNDPIRAHYQRRFAHILVDEFQDTNKLQYAWLKQLAGDEVAGHFEPQGSVMAVGDDDQSIYAFRGARVGNMQDFVREFDVERQIKLEQNYRSYSNILDSANALISHNSKRLGKNLRTEQGPGEPVRVYEAASDLQEAQWMVDEIRQLVRSDGVARQEVAILYRSNAQSRVIETALFNAAVPYRVYGGLRFFERAEIKHALAYLRLLENPQDDTSFLRVVNFPPRGIGARSLELLQDAANGAGCSLHDAVSTISGKAGSNLTAFVAQIDVLREQTQGQTLRAIIEQMLEASGLLEHYRAERDGQDRVENLEELVNAAESFVMLEGFGRDAVALPLDEHGEPLTQSPASQGLDLNAPLLDAPLSGPPGVDQDTGETLSPLGAFLTHAALEAGDNQAQAGQDAVQLMTVHASKGLEFDVVFIGGLEEGLCPHENALSEQGGIEEERRLMYVAITRARKRLYLSHSQTRMLHGQTRYAMKSRFFDELPESALKWITPKQSAFGRTAPFSEAASAYGTSARGQFGLNSERFASPPVPPQKLPAAHGLSAGKKVFHTKFGEGKVLAIEGTGDDARAQVSFARHGTKWLALAVAKLTLVD, encoded by the coding sequence ATGTTCCCACAAGACCCGGTTTCGCGCGCGCCGCAGGGCGACGCCTTCCCTCCGCAAGGCGCTGCGCCGTCGCCAACCCCTTCGCCGCTGCTGGCGAACCTCAACCCCGAGCAGCTTGCCGCCGTGACGCTGCCGTCGGGCCACGCGCTCATCCTTGCCGGGGCCGGTTCCGGCAAAACCCGCGTGCTCACTACGCGCATCGCCTGGCTGCTGCAAAACGGCTTGGCCACGCCGGGCGGCATTTTGGCGGTCACCTTTACCAACAAGGCCGCCAAGGAAATGGTGGCGCGGCTCTCGGCCATGCTGCCGGTGAACGTGCGCGGCATGTGGATTGGCACTTTCCACGGCCTGTGCAACCGGCTGCTGCGCGCGCACCACAAGGCAGCTGGTCTGCCGCAGGCGTTCCAGATTCTGGACACGCAAGACCAGCTCTCGGCCATCAAACGCCTGTGCAAGCAATACAACGTCGACACCGAACGCTTCGTGCCCAAGCAGCTGCAGTATTTCATTGCCGGCTGCAAGGAAGAGGGCATGCGCCCCGGCGACGTGCCCACGCACGACAGTGACGCGCGCAAGAAGGTCGAGATCTACCAGCTGTATGAAGAGCAGTGCCAGCGCGAAGGCGTGGTCGATTTCGGCGAGCTGATGCTGCGCAGCTTCGAGCTGCTGCGGGACAACGACCCGATTCGGGCGCACTACCAGCGCCGCTTTGCGCACATCCTGGTGGATGAGTTTCAGGACACCAACAAGCTGCAGTACGCATGGCTCAAGCAGCTCGCCGGCGACGAAGTGGCCGGCCATTTCGAGCCGCAGGGCAGCGTGATGGCGGTGGGCGACGACGACCAGAGCATCTATGCTTTTCGCGGCGCGCGCGTGGGCAACATGCAGGATTTCGTGCGCGAGTTCGACGTCGAGCGGCAGATCAAGCTGGAGCAAAACTACCGCAGCTACAGCAACATCCTGGACAGCGCGAACGCGCTTATCTCGCACAACAGCAAGCGCCTGGGCAAGAACCTGCGGACGGAGCAAGGCCCCGGCGAACCGGTGCGCGTGTACGAGGCGGCGAGCGACTTGCAGGAAGCGCAGTGGATGGTGGACGAAATCCGCCAACTGGTGCGCAGCGACGGCGTGGCGCGGCAGGAAGTCGCCATCCTGTACCGCAGCAACGCGCAAAGCCGGGTCATTGAAACAGCGCTGTTCAACGCCGCAGTGCCCTACCGGGTGTATGGCGGCCTTAGGTTTTTCGAACGCGCCGAAATCAAGCACGCGCTGGCCTATCTGCGCCTGCTGGAGAACCCGCAGGACGACACCAGCTTCCTGCGCGTGGTGAACTTTCCGCCGCGCGGCATTGGCGCACGCAGCCTGGAGCTGCTGCAGGACGCCGCCAATGGCGCCGGCTGCTCGCTGCACGACGCGGTCAGCACCATCAGCGGCAAGGCCGGCAGCAACCTGACCGCCTTTGTCGCGCAAATCGACGTGCTGCGCGAGCAGACACAGGGCCAGACGCTGCGCGCCATCATCGAGCAGATGCTGGAAGCCAGTGGCCTGCTGGAACACTACCGCGCCGAGCGCGACGGCCAGGACCGGGTCGAAAACCTGGAAGAGCTCGTCAACGCCGCTGAGAGCTTTGTCATGCTGGAGGGCTTTGGCCGCGACGCCGTGGCGCTGCCTCTCGATGAGCATGGAGAGCCGCTGACCCAAAGCCCGGCCAGCCAAGGGCTGGACCTCAACGCGCCGCTGCTGGATGCGCCCCTTTCCGGCCCGCCGGGGGTTGACCAGGACACCGGCGAAACCCTCTCGCCCCTCGGCGCCTTCCTGACCCACGCCGCGCTCGAAGCCGGCGACAACCAGGCCCAGGCCGGGCAGGACGCCGTGCAGCTGATGACGGTGCACGCCAGCAAGGGTCTGGAGTTCGATGTGGTCTTCATTGGCGGCCTGGAAGAGGGCCTGTGCCCGCACGAAAACGCCCTGAGTGAACAGGGTGGTATCGAGGAAGAGCGCCGCCTGATGTACGTGGCGATCACGCGCGCCAGAAAGCGCCTGTACCTGAGCCACTCGCAAACGCGCATGCTGCACGGTCAGACGCGCTACGCCATGAAGAGCCGCTTCTTCGACGAACTGCCCGAATCGGCGCTCAAATGGATTACGCCCAAACAATCCGCGTTTGGCCGGACTGCTCCGTTTTCAGAAGCTGCTAGCGCTTATGGGACGAGCGCTAGAGGCCAATTTGGCTTGAATTCCGAGCGCTTTGCCAGCCCGCCGGTGCCGCCGCAAAAGCTGCCTGCGGCGCACGGGCTGTCTGCAGGCAAGAAGGTGTTCCACACCAAGTTTGGCGAAGGCAAGGTGCTGGCCATTGAAGGCACGGGCGACGATGCGCGGGCGCAGGTGAGTTTTGCGCGCCATGGCACCAAGTGGCTGGCGCTGGCGGTGGCGAAGTTGACGCTGGTGGATTGA
- a CDS encoding alpha/beta hydrolase, with amino-acid sequence MSIALHDAAWYESMYNNRALVPDCGEYLQRWADDSAVVRRGQAGVLDLAYGPAASETLDIFPARGPQSNAGAPVLVFVHGGYWSALDKSDHSFVAPAFCQQGCCVVVVNYALCPGTASQPVSIPMILEQMERALAWVGENIARHGGDPARITVAGHSAGGQIAAMLLCTAGRDESSQSPVPRLRNALSISGVHDLEPLMHTPRYQSVLRLTPGQIQQASPARQPVPAQGELWCAAGGDESAEFLRQNQLMQAAWGTAIVPQTAALPGLHHFSILDTLATPGQALHDMALGLLRAPRVTSADARPHCLRQGSRS; translated from the coding sequence ATGAGCATCGCCTTGCATGACGCCGCCTGGTACGAGAGCATGTACAACAACCGTGCGCTCGTTCCGGATTGCGGTGAATACCTTCAGCGCTGGGCCGACGATTCAGCGGTGGTTCGGCGTGGCCAGGCCGGTGTGCTGGACCTTGCCTATGGCCCTGCTGCAAGCGAAACCCTGGATATCTTTCCTGCGCGAGGGCCGCAAAGCAACGCGGGCGCGCCGGTGCTGGTGTTTGTCCATGGCGGCTACTGGAGTGCGCTGGACAAGTCAGACCATTCCTTTGTGGCGCCGGCCTTTTGCCAGCAAGGCTGTTGTGTGGTGGTGGTCAACTACGCGCTGTGCCCTGGCACCGCCTCGCAGCCGGTGTCGATTCCAATGATCCTGGAGCAAATGGAGCGTGCTCTCGCCTGGGTCGGCGAGAACATTGCGCGCCATGGCGGAGACCCGGCGCGCATCACGGTGGCAGGGCACTCTGCGGGCGGTCAGATCGCCGCCATGCTGTTGTGCACCGCGGGGCGCGATGAAAGTTCCCAGAGTCCGGTGCCCCGGCTTCGCAATGCACTGTCGATTTCGGGCGTGCACGATCTGGAGCCGCTGATGCACACGCCGCGCTACCAGTCGGTGCTGCGGCTCACGCCAGGGCAAATCCAGCAGGCCAGCCCTGCGCGCCAGCCTGTACCAGCCCAGGGCGAGCTGTGGTGTGCCGCGGGCGGTGACGAGAGTGCGGAATTCTTGCGGCAGAACCAGCTCATGCAAGCTGCCTGGGGCACCGCCATCGTTCCCCAGACGGCAGCGCTGCCGGGGCTCCATCATTTCAGCATTCTCGACACGCTGGCGACGCCGGGGCAGGCGCTGCACGACATGGCCTTGGGCCTGCTGCGTGCGCCAAGGGTCACATCAGCAGATGCTCGCCCGCATTGTCTCCGCCAAGGATCACGTAGTTGA
- a CDS encoding NAD(P)-dependent oxidoreductase, producing the protein MPDLSHPRIALLGVGLMGLRAGRRLLQAGFPVYAWNRSSAKTQLLADDGAIGCMSPGEATAQADITISFLENGTVVGQVLFDQGAAKTMAPGTLFIDMASTQPREARDHAARLSEMGVDHLDAPVSGGTVGAEAGTLAIMVGGRSVDFQRAQEVFQVLGRSTLVGPHGAGQLAKLANQMIVGVTIGAVAEALLFAAKGGADMAKVREAIGGGFADSRILQLHGQRMVERDFAPRGSMNVQLKDLRNVLATAQEIGFDAPVTALLEGLYAQSIEHGLGELDHSGLFVELASRNAMQ; encoded by the coding sequence ATGCCCGACCTCTCACACCCCCGCATTGCCCTGCTCGGGGTTGGCCTGATGGGATTGCGCGCCGGACGGCGCCTTCTGCAGGCCGGCTTCCCGGTCTATGCCTGGAACCGCTCATCCGCCAAAACCCAGCTGCTGGCCGACGACGGTGCCATTGGCTGCATGAGTCCCGGCGAAGCCACGGCCCAGGCCGACATCACCATCAGCTTTCTTGAAAACGGGACAGTCGTCGGCCAGGTCCTGTTTGACCAGGGCGCCGCCAAAACGATGGCGCCCGGAACGCTGTTTATCGACATGGCCTCGACCCAGCCACGCGAGGCGCGCGATCACGCTGCGCGCCTGAGCGAAATGGGTGTGGACCACCTCGACGCCCCCGTTTCGGGCGGTACCGTCGGCGCCGAAGCCGGGACGCTGGCCATCATGGTCGGCGGCAGATCCGTGGACTTCCAACGCGCGCAGGAAGTCTTTCAGGTACTGGGACGCTCGACGCTGGTTGGACCGCACGGTGCAGGTCAGTTGGCCAAACTGGCCAACCAGATGATCGTCGGCGTCACCATCGGCGCTGTGGCCGAAGCGCTGCTTTTTGCTGCCAAGGGCGGCGCCGACATGGCCAAGGTGCGCGAAGCCATCGGCGGGGGCTTTGCCGACAGCCGCATTCTGCAACTGCATGGCCAGCGCATGGTGGAACGCGACTTCGCCCCGCGCGGCAGCATGAACGTGCAGCTCAAGGATCTGCGCAACGTCCTCGCCACAGCGCAGGAGATCGGCTTTGATGCACCGGTCACTGCGCTGCTCGAAGGGCTGTATGCCCAAAGCATCGAGCACGGCCTGGGCGAACTCGACCACAGCGGCCTGTTTGTCGAACTCGCCAGCCGCAATGCGATGCAGTAA
- a CDS encoding multidrug effflux MFS transporter — MNPQANELWRGPRWALAVLLALLGMLGPFSIDTYLPAFSGIATALGATPVEMQQTLSAYLFGFAFMNLFHGALADSFGRRPVVLWGIAVFTLASAGCALSQSIGQLVFFRALQGLSTGAGIVVSRAVIRDMFPPAQAQKVMSQVTIYFGAAPAIAPIVGGWLLVHTGWHSIFWFLTLVGVALWLANYRLLPETLHADHRQPFEVRHLMRGYWQLGSSPRFLLLALASGVPFNGMFLYILGAPAFLGDHLGLGPQEFFWFFILTISGIMSGAWLSGRLAGKIAPKRQIRHGFVIMLTTSLLNLLANLLFPAHVSWALVPIAVFAFGWALMVPVVTLLVLDLYPARRGMASSLQAFIGSVANGTVAGLLVPLVMHSTALMALSSLLMLSVGLAAWIYLHHRWPEIGRSAILA, encoded by the coding sequence ATGAATCCGCAAGCCAACGAATTGTGGCGCGGTCCGCGCTGGGCCCTGGCCGTCTTGCTGGCGCTGCTGGGCATGCTGGGGCCGTTCTCGATCGATACCTACCTGCCCGCCTTTTCGGGCATCGCCACCGCCCTGGGCGCGACACCGGTGGAAATGCAGCAGACGCTCTCGGCCTATCTGTTTGGCTTTGCGTTCATGAATCTGTTCCATGGGGCGCTGGCGGACAGCTTCGGCCGCCGCCCCGTCGTGCTGTGGGGCATTGCCGTCTTCACGCTGGCGTCGGCGGGTTGCGCACTGTCGCAAAGCATTGGGCAACTGGTTTTCTTTCGCGCTCTGCAGGGCTTGTCGACGGGCGCTGGCATCGTCGTCTCACGCGCCGTCATTCGCGACATGTTTCCGCCGGCGCAAGCGCAAAAGGTGATGAGCCAGGTCACCATTTATTTCGGCGCAGCACCCGCCATAGCGCCGATCGTCGGCGGATGGCTGCTGGTACACACGGGTTGGCACAGCATTTTCTGGTTCCTGACCTTGGTGGGCGTGGCGCTTTGGCTGGCCAACTACCGCCTGTTGCCCGAGACGCTGCACGCAGACCATCGCCAGCCGTTCGAAGTGCGCCACCTGATGCGTGGCTATTGGCAACTGGGATCGAGCCCACGCTTTCTTTTGCTGGCTCTGGCCAGTGGCGTGCCATTCAACGGCATGTTCCTGTACATCCTCGGCGCACCCGCTTTTCTGGGTGACCACCTCGGACTGGGGCCGCAGGAGTTTTTCTGGTTTTTCATACTGACCATTTCCGGCATCATGTCCGGCGCATGGCTCAGTGGTCGACTGGCCGGCAAGATTGCGCCCAAGCGCCAGATCCGGCACGGTTTTGTGATCATGCTGACGACCTCGCTGCTGAACCTGCTGGCCAACCTGCTGTTTCCCGCGCATGTGTCCTGGGCGCTGGTACCCATTGCGGTGTTCGCCTTTGGCTGGGCGCTGATGGTGCCCGTGGTGACGCTGCTGGTGCTCGATTTGTACCCGGCGCGACGCGGCATGGCGTCGTCACTGCAGGCATTTATCGGCTCGGTGGCCAATGGCACGGTGGCGGGCCTGCTGGTGCCGCTGGTGATGCATTCGACCGCCTTGATGGCTTTGTCTTCGCTGCTGATGCTGAGCGTCGGCCTGGCCGCATGGATCTACCTGCACCACCGCTGGCCCGAAATCGGCCGCAGCGCCATACTGGCCTGA
- a CDS encoding sensor domain-containing diguanylate cyclase has product MVQSAPTSDTDFEHMFELAPVSLWLEDFSALKQLFDTWRAEGVTDLRAHLEADADRVRQCTASLKVLRANQRTLTLFAATSSDELFSQLDRVFRDDMHTRVADELDQLWAGALGFDNQTVNYALDGRRLDVLVHARILPGHEHTWSRVLVSLEDVTAQTQSTRHLQRSERYARDLFDHSPVSLWVEDFSAVKRLLDDVRAQGIRDFKTFLKVHAEFVSRCMQEIRVIDVNQQTLQMFGAASKEVLLNNIPRIFRGEMEESFAEQLQDLWDGKLVQQREVVNYALSGDAVHIHMQFSVLDGHRDDWGLVLLSLVDITARKKAEAYLEYLGKHDVLTQLRNRAFFVEELNRITRKGPWPLSVVTIDLNGLKSVNDDEGHAAGDALLRRVGEVLAKAVDASACAARIGGDEFTILLPGTDERGAMALTERILSLVELNNQFYSGQSLSLAIGVASCSSGDQVEAALHRADQAMYAEKARYYEERPADRRRR; this is encoded by the coding sequence ATGGTGCAGTCTGCCCCCACTTCCGACACCGATTTCGAGCACATGTTCGAGCTGGCACCGGTGTCACTCTGGCTGGAAGATTTCAGTGCGTTGAAACAACTTTTCGATACTTGGCGTGCCGAAGGCGTAACCGACCTGCGCGCCCATTTGGAGGCCGACGCTGACCGGGTGCGCCAATGCACGGCCAGCCTCAAAGTGCTGCGCGCCAACCAGCGCACGCTGACATTGTTTGCTGCCACCAGCTCCGACGAGCTGTTCTCGCAGCTCGATCGCGTTTTCCGCGATGACATGCACACCCGCGTGGCCGACGAGTTAGACCAACTGTGGGCCGGTGCGCTCGGTTTTGACAACCAGACGGTGAACTACGCCCTTGATGGCCGGCGCCTTGATGTGTTGGTGCACGCCCGCATCCTGCCCGGGCACGAGCACACCTGGAGCCGGGTCTTGGTGTCCTTGGAAGACGTGACGGCGCAAACTCAATCCACGCGGCACCTGCAGCGCAGCGAGCGCTACGCCCGCGATCTGTTCGATCATTCGCCCGTTTCCCTTTGGGTTGAAGATTTCAGCGCCGTCAAGCGCTTGCTCGATGACGTGCGTGCCCAGGGCATACGCGATTTCAAAACCTTTCTCAAAGTCCACGCGGAGTTCGTTTCGCGCTGCATGCAGGAAATACGCGTCATCGACGTCAACCAACAGACCTTGCAGATGTTTGGCGCTGCGAGCAAAGAAGTCTTGCTGAACAACATTCCCCGCATCTTCCGGGGTGAGATGGAGGAGTCCTTTGCCGAGCAATTGCAGGACTTGTGGGACGGCAAATTGGTTCAGCAGCGCGAAGTGGTGAACTACGCGCTGTCCGGAGACGCTGTCCATATCCACATGCAGTTTTCGGTGCTTGACGGCCACCGCGACGACTGGGGCTTGGTCCTGCTGTCGCTGGTGGACATCACGGCGCGCAAGAAGGCCGAGGCCTACCTTGAGTACCTGGGCAAGCACGACGTGCTGACGCAACTGCGCAACCGTGCGTTCTTTGTTGAAGAACTCAACCGCATCACGCGCAAGGGTCCGTGGCCGCTCAGCGTGGTGACCATCGATCTCAATGGCCTCAAGAGCGTCAACGACGATGAGGGCCATGCAGCAGGCGACGCCCTGCTGCGCCGTGTGGGTGAGGTGCTGGCCAAAGCAGTCGACGCCTCGGCCTGCGCTGCGCGCATCGGGGGCGATGAATTCACCATTTTGCTTCCGGGAACGGACGAGCGTGGCGCAATGGCGCTGACCGAGCGCATTCTTTCACTGGTGGAGTTGAACAACCAGTTCTATTCCGGCCAGTCGCTTAGTCTGGCCATTGGCGTGGCCAGTTGCAGTAGCGGAGACCAGGTGGAGGCGGCGCTGCACCGCGCCGACCAGGCCATGTATGCGGAAAAGGCGCGCTACTACGAAGAGCGTCCCGCCGACCGGCGCCGCCGCTGA